A portion of the Cygnus olor isolate bCygOlo1 chromosome 15, bCygOlo1.pri.v2, whole genome shotgun sequence genome contains these proteins:
- the GPR146 gene encoding probable G-protein coupled receptor 146: MWSCETLNSTKNSEDQHLCHDFHLVLSIFSLLYLLICFPISLCYNGLLVLVNLYNKATMTMPDVYFVNIAIAGLIINALAPMYLLGLANTKWAIWNSNNEVYITLLILFNVSSLVTMYSTTLLSLDYYIERALPRTYMSSVYNTKHVCGFIWGGAMLTSFSSLLFYVCNHVSTKIIECSKMQNKEAADAIMVFIGYVVPAVAVLYALILILRIRKEATPLDQDTGRLDPSVHRLLIATVCTQFTLWTPYYVTLLVSTFTYAQGRLADENYSRILHFTKILSKFLAFSSSFVMPLLYRYINKNFPNKLRRLLKKIHCGNQGCSHERTAVQQVMT; encoded by the coding sequence ATGTGGAGCTGTGAAACCTTAAACAGTACCAAGAACAGTGAGGACCAGCATCTCTGCCATGACTTCCACCTTGtgctttccatcttttcccTACTCTACCTCCTTATATGTTTCCCCATCAGCCTTTGCTACAATGGCTTGCTGGTCCTGGTTAATCTGTATAACAAAGCAACTATGACAATGCCAGATGTTTACTTTGTCAACATAGCCATTGCCGGTCTCATCATCAATGCTCTGGCACCAATGTACCTTCTAGGTCTTGCCAATACAAAATGGGCCATCTGGAATTCTAACAACGAAGTTTATATTACCTTGCTTATTTTATTCAACGTCTCATCTTTAGTTACCATGTACTCTACAACGTTACTCAGTCTGGACTACTACATCGAACGCGCTCTACCTAGAACTTACATGTCAAGTGTGTACAACACCAAGCACGTCTGTGGATTCATATGGGGTGGAGCCATGCTGACAAGTTTCTCATCTCTTCTATTCTACGTCTGCAATCATGTATCCACTAAAATAATCGAATGTTCCAAGATGCAGAACAAAGAGGCAGCAGATGCCATTATGGTCTTTATCGGGTATGTTGTACCAGCTGTCGCAGTACTGTATGCACTTATATTGATCTTGCGAATACGCAAAGAGGCTACACCACTGGACCAAGACACTGGACGATTAGATCCATCAGTGCACAGGCTTTTGATTGCCACAGTCTGTACACAGTTCACATTATGGACACCCTATTACGTTACCCTTTTGGTAAGCACATTTACTTATGCACAAGGAAGACTTGCAGATGAAAATTACAGTCGAATATTACATTTTACCAAGATTTTATCCAAATTCTTGGCTTTCTCAAGCAGCTTTGTAATGCCTCTGCTGTACAGATACATTAACAAAAACTTTCCTAACAAACTACGACGTTTGCTTAAAAAGATACACTGTGGGAATCAAGGGTGTTCTCACGAACGCACAGCGGTACAGCAAGTTATGACATAG